The following are from one region of the Jatrophihabitans telluris genome:
- the glgC gene encoding glucose-1-phosphate adenylyltransferase produces MAANVRVLGIVLAGGEGKRLWPLTADRAKPAVPFGGNYRLVDFVLSNMVNAGFLRICVLTQYKSHSLDRHVTQTWRMSTILGNYVTPVPAQQRLGPRWYTGSADAILQSMNLITDDKPTHIVVFGADHVYRMDPRQMLDQHIESGAGVTVAGIQVPRDQADQFGVIDAAPDGRVLQFLEKPKDPPGLPDNPEVSYASMGNYIFTTEALVEALRVDAEDPTSVHDMGGSIMPWMVEREDAWVYDFNKNEVPGSTERDRAYWRDVGTMDAYYDANMDLVSVHPIFNLYNDSWRIYTHHEQLPPAKFVDGGLAQESIVGAGSIISGSTVRGSVLSPNVMVRNGAYVENSVLMDGVIVGEGAVVRRAILDKNVSVEPGAHIGVDLELDKQRYHVSDGGVVVLGKAERALA; encoded by the coding sequence ATGGCGGCGAACGTACGGGTGCTGGGAATCGTGTTGGCCGGTGGCGAGGGAAAGCGGTTGTGGCCGCTGACTGCCGACCGGGCCAAGCCGGCGGTTCCCTTCGGTGGCAACTACCGGCTGGTCGATTTCGTGTTGTCGAACATGGTCAACGCCGGGTTCCTGCGAATCTGCGTGCTCACCCAGTACAAGTCGCACTCACTGGACCGCCATGTCACCCAGACCTGGCGCATGTCGACCATCCTCGGCAACTACGTCACCCCGGTGCCGGCTCAGCAGCGGCTCGGCCCGCGCTGGTACACCGGAAGTGCCGACGCCATCCTTCAGTCGATGAACCTCATCACCGACGACAAGCCCACCCACATCGTGGTGTTCGGCGCCGACCACGTCTACCGCATGGATCCGCGCCAGATGCTGGACCAGCACATCGAGTCCGGCGCCGGGGTGACCGTGGCGGGCATCCAGGTCCCGCGGGACCAGGCTGATCAGTTCGGCGTGATCGACGCCGCGCCGGACGGGCGGGTGCTGCAGTTCCTGGAAAAGCCCAAGGACCCGCCCGGCCTGCCCGACAACCCCGAGGTCAGCTACGCCTCGATGGGCAACTACATCTTCACCACCGAAGCTCTGGTCGAGGCGCTGCGGGTCGATGCCGAGGACCCGACGTCGGTCCACGACATGGGCGGCTCGATCATGCCGTGGATGGTCGAGCGCGAGGACGCCTGGGTCTACGACTTCAACAAGAACGAGGTACCCGGTTCGACCGAGCGCGACCGTGCCTACTGGCGCGACGTCGGGACGATGGACGCCTACTACGACGCCAACATGGATCTGGTGAGCGTCCACCCGATCTTCAACCTGTACAACGACTCGTGGCGTATCTACACCCACCACGAGCAGTTGCCGCCCGCCAAGTTCGTCGACGGCGGCCTGGCCCAGGAATCGATCGTCGGCGCGGGCTCGATCATCTCCGGCTCGACGGTCCGCGGAAGCGTCCTCTCACCGAACGTCATGGTCCGTAACGGCGCGTACGTGGAGAACTCAGTGCTGATGGACGGGGTCATCGTGGGCGAGGGTGCGGTGGTGCGCCGCGCGATTCTGGACAAAAACGTCTCCGTCGAGCCCGGTGCGCACATCGGCGTCGACCTGGAGCTGGACAAGCAGCGCTACCACGTCTCCGACGGCGGGGTCGTCGTGCTCGGTAAGGCAGAGCGCGCGCTGGCTTGA
- a CDS encoding ABC transporter substrate-binding protein, translating into MFNRRSFVTIAALAAVGSLALSACAKNNEGGGSAPKPTPTVSKAADLSSLVPASIKSAGVIKVGIDPTYAPNEYKDSSGKIVGFDVDLMDAIAAKLGLKAQYTESTFDNIIPGITGGKYDIGVSSFTDNKTREKTVDFVDYFNAGSQWGAPTSSSVNPDSACGLKVAVQTGTIQDTDDVPARSKKCTAAGKKAIVKLKYDKQDDATTAVILGKADAFVADSPVTAYGVKQSGGKLKLAGSIYDAAPYGYPMAKNSALVQAIQKALQSLMDDGTYKTICANWGNDAGEITQAKTNGALG; encoded by the coding sequence GTGTTCAACCGACGTTCGTTCGTCACGATTGCCGCGCTCGCCGCGGTCGGCTCGCTTGCTTTGAGCGCTTGCGCCAAGAACAACGAGGGGGGCGGCAGCGCGCCGAAGCCGACGCCGACGGTGTCGAAGGCGGCCGACCTGAGTTCGCTGGTCCCCGCGAGCATCAAGAGTGCCGGGGTCATCAAGGTGGGCATCGACCCCACCTACGCGCCGAACGAGTACAAGGACTCCTCCGGCAAGATCGTCGGCTTCGACGTCGACCTGATGGACGCCATCGCCGCCAAGCTGGGCCTCAAGGCCCAGTACACCGAGTCGACCTTCGACAACATCATTCCCGGCATCACCGGCGGCAAGTACGACATCGGGGTGTCGTCGTTCACCGACAACAAGACCCGCGAGAAGACCGTCGACTTCGTCGACTACTTCAACGCCGGCAGCCAGTGGGGCGCTCCGACCAGCTCCAGCGTGAACCCGGACAGCGCCTGCGGGCTGAAGGTAGCGGTCCAGACCGGCACGATCCAGGACACCGATGACGTGCCCGCCCGAAGCAAGAAGTGCACCGCCGCCGGCAAGAAGGCGATCGTCAAGCTCAAGTACGACAAGCAGGACGATGCGACGACCGCGGTAATTCTGGGCAAGGCCGACGCCTTCGTCGCCGACTCCCCGGTCACCGCCTACGGCGTGAAGCAGAGCGGCGGCAAGCTCAAGCTCGCGGGCAGCATCTACGACGCCGCGCCCTACGGATACCCGATGGCGAAGAACAGTGCTCTCGTTCAGGCGATCCAGAAAGCCCTGCAGTCGCTGATGGACGACGGCACCTACAAGACGATCTGCGCCAACTGGGGCAACGACGCCGGCGAGATCACCCAGGCAAAGACCAACGGCGCGCTGGGCTGA
- a CDS encoding NAD(P)/FAD-dependent oxidoreductase translates to MVVHESIESTVGWDADPVVAATARRPSLDTEVTADVCVIGLGGSGLAAVGEALRRGLSVVGIDAGRVAAGAAGRNGGFLLGGPAIAVHQAGAGWGIESALALYRETLAEIRALSDLLGPDVIRQVGSIRLAGLPGEPETTAEAADREVESTDCDEQFRVLTHHGIAVERYDGELGRGLYLPDDAAMNPARRALALADLYGGHARLFENTPMTSVESGSVVTTGGRVNAGAIVIAVDGRLDLVLPELAGRVRTTRLQMLATAPVRPGRLPCPVYGRWGYDYAQQDPSGRIFIGGGRDRFAADEWTTDTDPTPDVQDWIETIAARFAGQPITVTHRWAASVGYTADARPLVTEVRPGVVACGGYNGTGNLVGPIAARAALSLALDGTAPPEYFAT, encoded by the coding sequence ATGGTTGTGCACGAGTCGATCGAGAGCACCGTCGGATGGGATGCCGACCCGGTCGTGGCCGCCACAGCGCGCCGACCGAGCCTCGACACCGAGGTGACCGCCGACGTCTGCGTGATCGGCCTCGGCGGTAGCGGACTCGCCGCGGTAGGAGAGGCACTGCGCCGCGGCCTCTCGGTCGTGGGCATCGACGCCGGGCGGGTCGCCGCCGGCGCGGCCGGACGCAATGGTGGCTTTCTGCTCGGCGGCCCGGCGATCGCGGTCCACCAGGCCGGGGCCGGCTGGGGGATCGAGTCGGCGTTGGCCCTCTATCGAGAAACTCTCGCCGAGATAAGGGCATTGTCGGACCTGCTCGGACCTGATGTCATCCGCCAGGTCGGCTCGATCCGGCTGGCCGGCCTGCCGGGCGAGCCCGAAACGACAGCCGAGGCCGCTGACCGGGAAGTCGAATCCACCGACTGCGACGAGCAATTCCGGGTTCTGACCCACCACGGCATCGCGGTCGAACGCTACGACGGCGAGCTCGGCCGGGGCCTTTACCTGCCCGACGACGCGGCGATGAACCCCGCCCGCCGGGCCCTGGCCCTGGCTGATCTCTACGGCGGCCACGCCCGGCTGTTCGAGAACACCCCGATGACCTCGGTCGAATCCGGGTCGGTGGTCACGACCGGCGGACGGGTCAACGCGGGAGCAATCGTCATCGCGGTAGATGGGCGCCTTGATCTTGTGCTGCCGGAACTGGCCGGTCGCGTTCGCACCACCCGGCTACAGATGCTCGCGACCGCCCCGGTACGCCCCGGACGCCTGCCGTGCCCGGTCTACGGCCGTTGGGGTTACGACTATGCCCAGCAGGACCCGTCCGGCCGCATCTTCATCGGCGGCGGCCGGGACCGGTTCGCCGCCGACGAATGGACTACCGACACCGATCCGACACCAGACGTGCAGGACTGGATCGAGACGATCGCCGCTCGGTTCGCGGGGCAACCGATCACGGTCACGCACCGCTGGGCGGCCTCGGTCGGCTATACCGCCGATGCCCGGCCGTTGGTCACCGAGGTTCGTCCAGGCGTGGTCGCCTGCGGTGGCTACAACGGAACCGGCAACCTGGTGGGACCGATCGCGGCCCGCGCGGCCCTGTCGCTGGCTCTGGACGGCACCGCGCCGCCGGAGTATTTCGCCACCTGA
- a CDS encoding amino acid ABC transporter permease: MTTTTTAAGTNADDPIKAVPLRRPGRLVVAVILIVLLALFVYGAATNSAYEWHTFFQYLFDQRISQAALVTLELTVISMAIAIALGIVLAVMRMSDNPVLKSVAWLYLWIFRGTPIYVQLVFWGLITTIYKQIDLGVPFMVQFTHLKTGSWLTPFVMAFLGLGLNEAAYMAEIVRAGIGSVDEGQHEAAIALAMTWGRTMWRVVLPQAMRVIIPPTGNEVISMLKTTSLVVGVPLTTDLYSVSRQIGGVLYRPIPLLLVASAWYLAVTSVLMVGQYYLERYFARGASRKLTSKQLQALADAQDLGANHLGGTH; this comes from the coding sequence ATGACGACGACCACGACAGCCGCGGGAACCAACGCCGACGATCCGATCAAGGCGGTACCACTACGGCGCCCCGGCCGCCTCGTGGTCGCCGTCATCCTGATCGTGCTGCTGGCCCTGTTCGTGTACGGGGCGGCCACCAACAGCGCCTACGAGTGGCACACGTTCTTCCAGTACCTGTTCGACCAGCGGATCTCCCAGGCCGCGCTGGTCACGCTGGAGCTGACCGTCATCTCGATGGCGATCGCGATCGCGCTGGGCATCGTGCTGGCCGTGATGCGCATGTCGGACAACCCGGTGCTCAAGAGCGTGGCGTGGCTGTACCTGTGGATCTTCCGCGGCACACCGATCTACGTGCAGCTGGTGTTCTGGGGCCTTATCACCACGATCTACAAGCAGATCGACCTCGGCGTGCCGTTCATGGTGCAGTTCACCCACCTCAAGACCGGGTCGTGGCTGACGCCCTTCGTCATGGCGTTCCTGGGGCTCGGCCTGAACGAGGCCGCCTACATGGCCGAGATCGTGCGGGCCGGCATCGGCTCGGTGGATGAAGGCCAGCACGAGGCCGCGATCGCCCTGGCCATGACCTGGGGACGGACGATGTGGCGAGTCGTCCTTCCCCAGGCCATGCGGGTGATCATTCCGCCCACGGGCAACGAGGTCATCAGCATGCTCAAGACGACATCGCTCGTGGTGGGCGTGCCGCTGACGACCGACCTCTACTCGGTCTCGCGTCAGATCGGTGGTGTGCTGTACCGACCGATTCCGCTGTTGCTGGTGGCGTCGGCGTGGTACCTGGCCGTGACCAGTGTGCTCATGGTGGGTCAGTACTACCTGGAGCGGTACTTCGCCCGCGGTGCCTCGCGCAAGCTCACCTCGAAGCAGCTGCAGGCACTGGCCGACGCACAGGATCTCGGCGCCAATCACCTGGGAGGCACCCATTGA
- a CDS encoding amino acid ABC transporter ATP-binding protein: MVDARGVQKHFGALQVLKGISLQVKPKEVMCLIGPSGSGKSTFLRCINHLEKVTAGRLYVDGELVGYEERGNKLHELHPKRAAAQRRDIGMVFQRFNLFPHMTALENIIEAPMQVKRQKKSEALARGRELLAQVGLAEKATAYPAQLSGGQQQRVAIARALAMEPKLMLFDEPTSALDPELVGEVLDVMRKLADNGMTMIVVTHEMGFAREVGDHLVFMDGGVVVEAGPPREVLSNPQHERTKSFLSKVL; encoded by the coding sequence ATGGTCGACGCGCGGGGGGTGCAGAAGCACTTCGGCGCCCTGCAGGTGCTCAAGGGCATCTCGTTGCAGGTCAAGCCGAAGGAGGTCATGTGCCTGATCGGGCCGTCCGGCTCGGGCAAGTCGACCTTCCTGCGGTGCATCAACCACCTGGAGAAGGTCACCGCCGGACGCCTGTACGTCGATGGCGAGCTGGTCGGTTACGAGGAACGTGGCAACAAGCTGCACGAACTGCACCCCAAGCGAGCCGCGGCCCAGCGCCGCGACATCGGCATGGTGTTCCAGCGGTTCAACCTGTTCCCGCACATGACCGCGCTGGAGAACATCATCGAGGCGCCGATGCAGGTCAAGCGGCAGAAGAAGAGCGAGGCCCTGGCCCGCGGCCGGGAGCTGCTGGCCCAGGTCGGCCTGGCCGAGAAAGCCACGGCGTACCCGGCGCAGCTGTCGGGTGGTCAGCAGCAGCGGGTGGCAATCGCCCGGGCGCTGGCCATGGAGCCCAAGCTGATGCTCTTCGACGAGCCGACCTCAGCCCTGGACCCCGAGCTTGTCGGCGAGGTCCTCGACGTGATGCGCAAGCTCGCGGACAACGGCATGACCATGATCGTCGTGACCCATGAGATGGGCTTCGCTCGCGAGGTCGGGGACCATCTGGTGTTCATGGACGGCGGCGTCGTCGTGGAGGCCGGCCCGCCCCGGGAAGTCCTGAGCAACCCCCAGCACGAGCGCACCAAGTCCTTCCTGTCGAAGGTCCTCTAA